Proteins from one Rosa chinensis cultivar Old Blush chromosome 7, RchiOBHm-V2, whole genome shotgun sequence genomic window:
- the LOC121050674 gene encoding protein FAR1-RELATED SEQUENCE 5-like, giving the protein MSTNQTLARANTMSKVSIRPCHAYEYMVEQAGIYKTVGFTEKDLYNKLDQQRRTTSFESDSEGALAYMNALAAKDPYFYCRFNVDIEDRLANMFWRDGHAFVDFMCYQDVLIFDSTNKTNVYKKPLVLFVGSNNHWGSILFGAALLVDETVETYTWLLRSFLDAMNGKMPIAVLTDGDEAMRSAIEDVMPQAKHRLCAWHLSRNANTNLKCDEKLKAFNRCMRKFQTVEQFEVMWHDMVEKFDLHNSFWINMMYEKRDKWAQAFFRNHFMAGMRSTQRSEGMNRFIKDFIGSGMKLVEVVLRMDRALMRLRNNQVKDDFNTMNSTPVLETHLKDLENHAASIYTYDMFKWVRKEIRKESQAILRQGQEYFEDGHRVYTMSAYKWPDFEHKVVYYHGKNTESATDPIMVCSCNMFQYRGVHVVTCSQ; this is encoded by the coding sequence ATGTCAACAAATCAGACTTTGGCCCGTGCAAATACAATGTCTAAAGTGTCAATCAGACCTTGCCATGCGTATGAGTACATGGTGGAGCAGGCGGGGATATATAAGACAGTGGGATTTACTGAGAAGGATCTATACAACAAGCTTGACCAACAACGGCGCACCACTTCCTTTGAGAGTGACTCTGAAGGCGCACTTGCCTACATGAACGCTCTGGCAGCAAAAGACCCATACTTCTACTGCAGGTTCAATGTAGATATAGAAGACAGGTTAGCAAACATGTTTTGGCGAGATGGGCATGCATTTGTTGATTTTATGTGTTACCAGGATGTGCTGATCTTTGATAGCACAAACAAAACCAATGTTTACAAAAAGCCATTGGTTTTGTTTGTTGGGTCAAACAATCATTGGGGAAGTATTTTGTTTGGTGCTGCTCTTCTTGTCGATGAAACGGTGGAGACATACACTTGGCTGCTGCGCTCGTTTTTGGATGCAATGAATGGGAAGATGCCAATAGCTGTACTCACAGATGGAGATGAGGCCATGCGTAGTGCAATTGAAGATGTGATGCCACAAGCAAAGCACCGTCTTTGTGCTTGGCACCTTTCCAGAAATGCCAACACTAATTTGAAGTGCGACGAAAAGTTGAAAGCTTTTAATAggtgcatgagaaaattccaaaCTGTGGAGCAGTTTGAAGTAATGTGGCACGACATGGTGGAGAAATTCGATCTCCACAACAGTTTCTGGATCAACATGATGTATGAGAAACGAGACAAGTGGGCTCAAGCATTTTTCAGGAACCATTTTATGGCTGGCATGAGAAGCACACAGAGGTCTGAGGGCATGAATAGGTTCATCAAAGACTTTATTGGGAGCGGCATGAAACTAGTCGAAGTCGTTCTGAGGATGGACCGAGCACTCATGAGATTGAGAAACAATCAAGTAAAGGATGACTTTAACACTATGAACTCAACCCCTGTTCTTGAAACTCACCTAAAAGACTTGGAGAATCATGCAGCTTCTATATACACATATGATATGTTTAAGTGGGTTAGGAAGGAGATCAGGAAGGAGAGCCAAGCCATACTACGACAGGGACAAGAGTACTTTGAAGATGGGCACCGTGTTTACACAATGTCAGCTTACAAGTGGCCTGATTTTGAGCACAAGGTAGTTTACTACCATGGGAAAAACACTGAAAGTGCAACAGACCCGATCATGGTATGTTCTTGTAACATGTTTCAGTATAGGGGAGTCCATGTCGTCACATGTTCACAGTGA
- the LOC112178178 gene encoding LOW QUALITY PROTEIN: zinc finger CCCH domain-containing protein 44 (The sequence of the model RefSeq protein was modified relative to this genomic sequence to represent the inferred CDS: deleted 1 base in 1 codon; substituted 2 bases at 2 genomic stop codons): MKGLDKRREGIMKNKKKKRVEEEDKDSEDWCFCCYDGGDLMICDHKSCLKVYHPGCVGKKKNSMYSGKRWTCSRHSCVVCSGTSRFYWLCCPHALCRDCIGASELALLRGKNGLCKSCVKRILLAKENSEYGLEGDKIDLEDQDEWLFKEYWEIVKEKEGLTSGDVYSANSDLKKRENQSCRFLPVNIYXXSDESRDLTMSDSDTSGTGVTEIQKPMRLRKGSKRLEFIGWGSKPLIEFLRSIGKDTTEKISQLDLDKIICNYIRDKELYVTKDRRKALCDQSLQSIFRTKFVFLVRIYGLLGEHLAENITEDSGSEDEEEIKLEDKNNGTTHERKKRRVSSDTTIASDEKKASPRFQKGCFASIIPENMKLVYVKRSLLEKLLKEPDHSESKVLGSFVRVKNNPLDYLQRNTHQLSQVKGIVCTMQSISCDAFCY; this comes from the exons ATGAAG GGTCTAGATAAAAGAAGAGAAGGGAtcatgaagaacaagaagaagaagagggtggaGGAGGAAGACAAGGATTCAGAGGATTGGTGCTTCTGCTGCTATGATGGTGGAGATCTTATGATTTGCGACCACAA GAGTTGCTTAAAAGTGTATCATCCAGGATGcgtaggaaaaaagaaaaactccaTGTACTCTGGAAAGCGCTGGACTTGTA GTAGGCATTCTTGTGTAGTGTGCTCTGGTACCTCAAGGTTTTATTGGCTTTGTTGTCCACATGCATTATGTAGAGATTGCATAGGTGCTTCTGAACTTGCACTACTAAGGGGGAAGAATGGCTTGTGCAAGAGCTGTGTAAAGCGTATTCTGCTGGCAAAAGAAAACTCAGAATATGGTTTAGAGGGA GATAAAATAGACTTAGAGGATCAAGATGAATGGCTATTCAAAGAATATTGGGAGATTGTAAAGGAAAAGGAAGGATTGACTTCAGGCGATGTTTATTCAGCAAATTCCGAtttaaagaagagagaaaatcaAAGCTGCAGATTCTTACCTGTAAATATATATTAGTGA AGTGACGAAAGTAGGGACTTGACAATGTCAGACAGCGACACTAGTGGCACTGGTGTTACAGAAATTCAGAAGCCAATGAGATTAAGAAAGGGATCTAAGCGACTAGAGTTTATAGGATGGGGTTCTAAACCTCTCATTGAGTTTCTAAGATCCATTGGGAAGGATACAACTGAGAAGATATCCCAGCTTGATTTGGACAAGATTATCTGTAACTACATCAGAGATAAAGAGCTTTATGTGACCAAGGACAGGAGAAAGGCTCTATGTGATCAAAGTCTGcaatccattttcagaacgaaattTGTATTCCTGGTAAGGATATATGGTCTTCTAGGGGAACATCTTGCCGAGAACATAACAGAGGATAGTGGAAGCGAGGATGAGGAAGAAATCAAATTGGAAGATAAGAACAATGGTACTACTCATGAACGCAAGAAGAGAAGAGTGAGCTCTGATACAACCATAGCATCTGATGAAAAGAAAGCAAGTCCTAGATTCCAAAAGGGCTGTTTTGCATCTATTATCCCTGAGAATATGAAGCTTGTTTACGTAAAGAGGAGCTTACTGGAGAAGTTACTGAAGGAGCCTGATCATTCGGAAAGCAAGGTACTAGGGAGTTTTGTGAGAGTGAAAAATAACCCCCTAGACTACCTTCAGAGAAATACTCACCAACTTTCACAAGTTAAAGGTATTGTGTGTACTATGCAGTCAATATCATGTGATGCATTCTGTTACTAA